The DNA region AAAACATTGTCTCTACTTACCACAGTAGATCTGAATTCTTATTAAATAAGAAATGGAATGGGAGATCTCAGTTGGAACATTTCGGTTGAACTTGCACTTTGAACTGTTGAAAGTGGTAAAAATCCATACATGTGTCTGATTCCTCCAATGTCTCCTCTTCCCAGGACACTGAACTAGCAGGTTCTGCTCTGACAAGTAACTGACCGCTTAACTGGTGGTTTGTTGATGCTCTCATTTGATGAGGTAGCCTGATTAGCCACTTAGCCTAAACTTGGTATAACCTTGTATGTGTAATGCAGCTGTGGCTCCACAAAGCTTTCTAAAAGGTACTGGCTTCACCAGTTAGAGATCCTTTGCTACCAATCTGTTCAGCCTCACTGTTAGAATAGTGGAGAATTGGTGAAGCAGCCCAgttcagaaaaagaacaagtggCTTTGCCTGCTGATTGCTTAGTCATCTTTCCATTTTTAGATCTGGGAATGGATGATGAAGGTGATGATGACCCAGTCCCTCTTCCAAATGTTAATGCAGCTATCTTAAAAAAGGTAAGATGCTGAAAACAGTAGGGTTATGTGGCAGTAATGAAATGTGAAATTCATGTTGGAGTTGGGTATTATGAActattgtattaaaaatattcttcctgtGCTAGCTACAAGCTTAACCAATTTGGGGTGCATGAACCTAGGCATCTAGAGTTTCTGAGAACTGGGATGAGGCTGGTAGGCAGATAATGGCAGAAGACCTACAGAGGTGACCTTctggaacagcagctggaggccagaCAGGCTTCCTAAGGTGCTGAAGTGGTGCACACTAGTATTCTGTGGTATtaaagcactgatttttttattggaTTCTGTGAACTGAGGTGCCTGTTCATGAGATCCAAATGTTCAGAGTAAGGATTAAGGGATTGGTGGTGGTGAGAATACTGGCAGTAGCCTGCCTGTGTGGTAGTCACTGTGTGCACTCAATGGTATTAAATTGGGTAATAGACCATGATTACTGTTGGGTcaagggagaaaagcaaaaaaatacgTTGCTGTCTTCTAAGATGCTTTTTACTCTGAAGTAGAAAGTGTTATGCCAAAATAAGCACTGGACTGTTTTGGGGTAAATAAATGGTTAGGAATTATTTCCTAGTGAAAGTGCACATAAATAACTTGTGAAGTCTCTTGGGTTGGCAGAATGGGACGGGATTTTACTTGTATCGTGTGATGAAATTGCATGTTCCCAAGCTAGTGTTTggttgtgtgtggttttttttttaaaaggcagactTTTGCCAGGTGAACTTTGCACTAGGGTGAGCATGTTCTGCTGATAGCTGTTACCAACCACTCTATGCTCTTCCCCTGTGTAGTGttctgtttaataaaaattgtGTCTCTGCAAACAGATTAGACACTGCAAAATGAGGTTTAGGTTTTCTTTGTGCAGTCCTGTGTGTGCTAGCACAGGGTTGAATAACTTTAGAACACCTGCAGCTGGCTTTTAAGATCATGAGTAATTAACTAGCTACTGTCTCAGATGGGATTCTTGAAGGCTGTTGTACTCCAGGACTGGGGATCAGTTGTTCTAAAATTATAATGTTGGGTATTGGAGCATGTTCCTACATGATTCTAATACGAATCTAGAGGAAAAGgtgcatttcttctgaaatgaagGTAAGTTATAGTTGGGGCCCAACAGGAGAATCATTTGGATAAAACTCTTAATATCAAAACTGTAATTAGGTGATTCAGTGGTGCACCCATCACAAGGATGATCCACCTCCTCCTGAGGATGatgagaacaaagaaaaaagaacagatgacATCCCTGTGTGGGATCAAGAGTTTCTGAAAGTAGACCAAGGAACGCTTTTTGAACTTATCCTGGTAAGTTCGTTCATGAAGCGTAAAGGCTATGCCTGTGGAGTGTGCTCTGCGAGTGCACTTCACAAAGTCTTTATGCTTCttgaataatttcttcattGGGAAGGGGATGTGGGGAGGGCAAGTTGTTCTGGCTAATACTGGCTCAGATTGTTGAGGAGGTTGGAATGCTTGCTAACCTAATGCTAGGCATTAATCTAGACCTGCTCATTTATCAATTAATATGCTTTTCTGAATATGGGGCTTGTTAATAGATGATGTTACTGGAGATCCGCATACAACTTAAACCCTAGCTTTGACTTCTTAAATCTGTCCCTTGTATGGTACTGTGGGGCAGCATTAGTTGTCTTGGCTAGTACTAGCTGGAATAGTACTTCAACACTGAAGATCTTGGATGATTGTAGGCTTCTGAAGCTCTTTGTaaaagggggagcagggcagttGTATCTTCTGTGGTACAAGTAACTTTCCCTTCTGTTTGGCAAGCAAGTTTTAGGCATTGTTACTTCAGAGTTAGCTAGAAGCTTCTTAAAGTGGAGATGATCTGTTTGCAGTTACAATATTCTACAACTTCAGTGTAACTGTAACTCTGGTAGTACATCTGCAGGGGCAGAACATCGATATGGAGGCTTTAAATTTGAAAACTCTTCTACAGGCTGCAAATTACTTGGACATCAAAGGTTTGCTTGATGTCACATGCAAGACAGTTGCAAACATGATCAAGGGGAAGACTCCAGAAGAAATTCGCAAGACATTCAATATTAAGAATGACTtcactgaggaggaggaagcacaggTACTTGATCTAGGTTTAATTATAAtttagctgggtttttttgtgctgaaTTTGTGTGGCACTTCATGATTTAATGTGTGGTGCAACTGACCTTTTAACAATGAAGGTGAACTAACACACCACCCCCTGGTAATTGGGTTGCTACTAGTGGAAGACCTTTTGGTGCCTACAGTGCTCATAGTCCATTACCTGAAAAGGTCAAAACAAAGCATATTGATTTCCTGGCTCGGAGGTGTGTCTGGTAAGGAAGCATGTAGGATTGTTTTTGGGAGCCCTAGTTAGCCATTttggagctgtgctggagaTGTATTGTTGCATGTGGTTATAAAGGTAAGATGTTTGGATTCTCATCGTTAACTAATGAACTCATTGATCTTAAAACTTGAACAACAAACCAACTGCAAAATAGCAGAGTTGAGAAAGATTGGAGTAAGATGCCTTGTTTAAATATGAAAGTAGTGAATCGTACACATTGGTTTGCCTTCAGTGCTGTGCCATGAAACAAGCGATTTAGTCTTAAGCTAGTCAGTTTCCTTTCCTTGGTgggaaaaattctgttttgatcAAATCTAGGCAtgagaaatacatttcttgGCTTATATTGATAAACAGGTCAGTTTCTGGAAGACTGACTTTCTAATTGCAAATgctacatgaaaaattaaagctgCTTCCAGGTTTATGCCTTCCTGCATAATAAGTAAGTAATCCTGAATGCTTATGGCTATTTACAGTTAACTCTTAGAAGTTCACTGCaacatattaattttttttttcaggtacgTAAAGAGAACCAGTGGTGTGAAGAGAAGTGAAGTACTGTGCCTGACACTCGAACACTGTAAGGATTGTTCCAAATACTAGTTGCACTGCTCTGTTCATAATTGTTAATATTAGacaaatgcagcagcaaatgAAGTTGTGTTAGCAGGATATTGTTCCCTTTGCATGTGTAGTGTTTTTTGAGTACAAATTTAAATCTTCTGAGTTTTTATTAGTGTAATTAGATGTCTTTTTACTTTACTCTGCAATGAATAAAACTGAACTAAGTGTGGATTCTGTATGGAAAGTAGCACTTCAGCTGTTCAAGTCCAGTTACAGTGCTAAGGATTGACTCCATTGTAAATAAAAACACCTATGACTTCTCCCTCAAGAAGAACAGAACACTTGTAATTACAGGGTATTGAtatcttcagaaagaaaaacaaactagaATGTGTCTTGGGGCTTGGGGAGCTAGGTAAAGTTAAGTTACtggattttttccaaaaacattGTGGGGAAAATTAGTGTTACTTAAAGCTATATAACTTTCAAGATGGTTCTTgtcctgcatttaaaaaaaaaaaggaaaaaatatttgaccaCTTTCTTGTCCTGTTAGTCTTGCCTTATAGACAAGTGAAAATGTGATCTAGCACTAAGCAAGCTCCTAACAGTTAAATTTTAATACTTCAACCATGTCTTGAAGACCTGCCTCTAGCTGGTAGCAAGTGAAAAGTGTGTTGCTTTATGCACAGGATGGATGTGTTTTTATACATGCTACTGTGGAAAGTGGAATCCAGATTTGACCAAAAATGACTGACACTACCAAAGTTAATATTATTGACCTGTGCATGTCATTAGTGGCTGGTTTTTAGGCAATTTTAAACAACCCTTGTGATGTAGCTCTTTAAAACATGGTTTCATGTGTCCACAGGAAATCTTACGCCTCTGTATGCGATACTTCAGCTTGTAGAGACTTAACTATTGCATACAAAGCTAATGCAATATCAAGCTTAACTTCTTTGGACAAAGCCACTTGCAACTAGTTAAACAGTAActggttttctgattttttttaatttttttttacagttccCTTATAGGGAGTAGGGGATGGTTGTGTTAGATCTTTGAGGTGTGCTCTTAGCTTGTATTGCATTCCATTCTCTGTATAAACCTTAGAGTAGAGTGAACCTTAATAAACATTACTTATCTCACTTTAAATAACAGTGTTTCACTTCTGAATTAATAAAGGGCTTTTAAACTTTTGTTGGCAAGTGGTTCTAGTTGTTTGTAACTAGACAATCTTACGGTCACTTAGTGCTATAGTACACTCAGTACTAAGGCAGTGGTTAATTGAAATAAAACGGGTGTAAAGACTTTGTTGAATGACTTAAGCAAGCCACTAGTCACAGTGGGCAACTTCTCAGATTAGGTCGGAAGTTAAATAGCAGGCAATCCAGATGGATAAATTTTTGATGGCTTACCAGCTTTTAGGTAATCTTTGATGTAACCATCAATGAAAGCATTTATAACTCTCTAAAGCAGCATTCAAACCCATGCTTtggatgcagctgctgcttaCATCTGCTTATTCATGAGGTTGCTGGGCCTGCCTTTGTGCTGGTGGGCATATTATATGGGCGTATTAGATACTGTCAGTGGGCATAAAATACTCCAGTGCTAGACTTGGACATGCTGGAGCTTTTGCAGCATCCTGTATTGCAAACAATACACCTCAGTTTAAAAGTGCCACTAGAGAAAATCTGATGATTCTTTCTGTGGTTGTATAATATTCAGCTTCTCTTGTATTCTTATGAGAAATAAGTCAGTCTGTGTGAAATTAGTGTTTGAGAACACACTAGTTCATCCTTGGAGTGCTGCGTTGCTAATACAGAAGCCTGTACTGTAATTGTGTTTAATGATAGAAGCCTATATAAATTCCTTCAGGTGCTTGTCAGCAGACTAGGATCCCTGTTTGTCAGCAGCCACTGCCTCGCATGATGCCTTGCTGTGCTGTAGGATGAGGAAGAGACAGACACCTAGTTTGCCTTCCTCATTACCTTGCTTCTACTTTGCTTGCCATACCTGCATAAAACACACACCTGTGATCCTGTGGTAAGACTTGCTAATTATTAAACAGCTTGCCTAAAACATCACCCTTGGTGGTCAAATGCTGTAATGGTGGAGCTTCTGCTGAAGGTCCAGGGTTTGCCAGGTGGCTGTTGACACTGATGCAAATGTAGAGGGAGGTACAGCATAGCAGTGTGCAGAAGAAAGGGCTAGTCTGTGTGGTGAATGCATTGTATAGCTTTGACAGATTTTTAATCTTAATAATCTGGTAGTTTGGATTCCATGCAACTTACATTCTTCTAATTGAAGTCCCCCTGTAGTACTGTCTCAGACTTACCCAGATTCAAAATCTGTAGCTGCCTGACACATATGTCAGTATGAGAGAACACCTTTTTTTGACCTTTTTTGGTCTCTGGAGGTTGTGTTACCTCTCAGTTGTTACCCACTCTAGCAGTATGAGTGCTGGGCTGTAGAGAATGATGCCCTTCGTGAAGGTGCTGAGGCAGCTTGTGTACCTCTCTTGTGAGGCTGCTGTGTGTGCTCTCTAATTCAGCTGAACCCAATAGTTGCCTGCTGTTGTAATAGACACCAGCTGTGTACTTGGAAACTCTTACTTGGAAATTCTTGAAAGGGGGAGAGACTGTCCAATTTCCCACTGTTAAACTCTGTTACTGTTTAACTTGTACGGTGCTGccttaacttttttctttttcttttttttttacagtcccAGCATGATCAGGGACAGCTCTTGGCCAAAGTGATTAACAGTGGGGGTAGGGAGAGGGAACCAAGGTGTTGGTAGGGACTGTAgaagaaggtattttttcttAGTCTTGGCTTAGTATTTCAGTCTTACCCATTGAAGATTATTGGCAATTACTTTAAAAACTATACACacaaatgcagaaggaaaaaaatgcaggagtCCTCTTGAATCAATTCTAAGAAATAGTTGTTTGAGAGTTTGATAGGATTATAACTTCCAGTGGCCTATTTTGAATAGCCAGTCTGGCAATTACTTTATTTATAAAGctataaacatatttttgaacataaaagccaaaaaatacaaactcaatgaagtaaaaaaattacaagtgaTGGGTAGTCATTGGACAAATGAAAGTACAGCTGCAAAACATTTATCCCTGCTACATACATACAGTGGTTTTACTTGGTTTAATGAAGTGGTACTTCCATGACTTCTACATTCAAACTGATTTCAGGAATTCAAATATGGAAGTGTTGAAATTGCTGTaagagaactaaaaaaaaaaagatcttgttGTGATAAAAACTTAAGGGTAACGTTTTCCTTCTATTAAAAAAGTATTAACACAAAATAGTAACACTTCATAAAGCATTTCTAAAGACACTTTTTTGGTATTAAAGTAACTTTGTTTTGGCATTGGTTGTCAGCCATGGGACATGTAACAAGTTGGTCATGGTCACTGTTTTGTCTTGGACATGGGCAGCTTAAAGGTCTCTTGTGtgttttgggaaggaaaaaagaaatgaaattttctcAGTTACACCAGTATAAATGGAACACAGTGCAGCATACTGAGCAGATATTCAGAGTTTATACTGCAGTAGCTGAAAGCACCAGGGTAAGGTCTGGCTCTAAACCTGTCCCTGTAGAGCAGAGCACAGGGTCAGAACAATGCTGTGTCAGAAAATGAGTGTAACCGCTCCAGCGGTGTGGCTGTGGCAATGCTGCTGTGCCCGGAGCGCACAAGGGTGGGCTCCCAGAGGCGGGCCAGTAGGTTTCACTAAGATTTGCAGGAATTGGATGGAATAGCAGTGATGGGAGGAGGGTGTAATACAGACAGGCCTTTTGCCGGTCAGTGTGCCCTGAGCCGAGGCAGGGGTCCACAACACCATAGAGGGGCTGAAGTAACCTTGAAATAATAAATGGGTGAAAGTCCTGGTGAATTCTGAAATGAATGATGGCTGGTCTGCGTACGCTGGTACTGTCTGGGCATGTGGTTTAATACTGTCCAGGACTTTCTCCTACATTTCCTCTGGTGGCGTTTAGATGcatctactttttcttttatacctgcctttgctttgctgctaAGTTACGTGTTTGATCCAACCACAAAATACCAATCGGGTATTAAGTGATGCCAGCTTTACACCCAGTGTTGAGTTATGCTAGGTCACTGCGGCTTCGTCATCTGTGGTGTTTAGAGTAGCTGACACTTGTACGGCACCTTAGTTCAGAGGGGCTCAGTGACAAATGGTAGCTGAGACATAGCTGGGGgttcttttaacattttttttttttttaatcaagtgaTAAAGAGACTATGTCAGAGCTGGGAAGAGTCTGCTGAGTTCCTCTGTTTAGCACTGGAGCATGCTGTTGTCTAAGcttgctaaaataatttaaaaatgagcaGATTGCATGTTGATCTAGTGCTATGTAATTAACCCTCTGAGTGCAGTAAGTACATGGCTAAGTGTACAGTTGGCAGTCGATTCAGGTAATGCTACTTCTCTAAGGGTTAAAGTGATTCAGACTTTAAAATCTTCAAATGTTTCAGGTTTGTACTCATAGCTTTCATTCAGTGCTTCTGAACTTACTTTTACACAGGAGAGGAATAAAGCAATAGATTGAGATCTAAACTaaaactggaattaaaaaatCTACAATACTATAAGCAAAGCTAGCTAAATAAAGGGAATAAACCTAAAGCTGCTCTACAGACTAAtcaggtttttgggttttttttctatttttttaaattttcagtctttgaagCATGAACTTGTCTAAAAAGTTATGTTCAGTCCAATGTAAAA from Falco biarmicus isolate bFalBia1 chromosome 8, bFalBia1.pri, whole genome shotgun sequence includes:
- the SKP1 gene encoding S-phase kinase-associated protein 1 encodes the protein MPSIKLQSSDGEIFEVDVEIAKQSVTIKTMLEDLGMDDEGDDDPVPLPNVNAAILKKVIQWCTHHKDDPPPPEDDENKEKRTDDIPVWDQEFLKVDQGTLFELILAANYLDIKGLLDVTCKTVANMIKGKTPEEIRKTFNIKNDFTEEEEAQVRKENQWCEEK